In Schlegelella aquatica, one DNA window encodes the following:
- the dusB gene encoding tRNA dihydrouridine synthase DusB: protein MRLGSFELPNPLFVAPMAGVTDRPFRKLCKRLGAGYAVSEMVTSRKELWTSLKTSRRANHDGEVAPIAVQIAGTEPIMMAEAAAYNIDRGAQIIDINMGCPAKKVCNKWAGSALMQDEALAVRIVEAVVTVCAPRGVPVTLKMRTGWCQQHKNAVSIARGAEQAGVAMITVHGRTREQGYRGDAEYDTIAAVKAAVRVPVVANGDITSPQKAAFVLRHTGADALMIGRAAQGRPWIFREIGHFLATGTLLEPPRTQEVRDWLVEHLHDHYDLYGEWSGVRTARKHIGWYVRGLPGGEAFRAEMNGLDDCQAQLAAVVRYFDRLAEHHERLPAAPAGGAPEALDREAA from the coding sequence ATGCGCCTCGGTTCCTTCGAATTGCCGAACCCGCTCTTCGTCGCACCGATGGCAGGTGTCACGGACCGCCCGTTCCGCAAGCTGTGCAAGCGCCTCGGGGCCGGGTACGCGGTGAGCGAGATGGTGACGTCCCGCAAGGAGCTGTGGACCAGCCTGAAGACATCCCGGCGCGCCAACCACGACGGCGAAGTCGCCCCCATCGCGGTGCAGATTGCCGGCACCGAACCCATCATGATGGCCGAGGCCGCGGCCTACAACATCGACCGCGGCGCACAGATCATCGACATCAACATGGGCTGCCCCGCCAAGAAAGTGTGCAACAAGTGGGCGGGCTCGGCCTTGATGCAAGACGAAGCCCTGGCCGTGCGCATCGTCGAGGCAGTCGTCACGGTGTGTGCGCCGCGCGGGGTGCCGGTGACGCTGAAGATGCGCACCGGCTGGTGCCAGCAGCACAAGAACGCCGTGTCGATCGCCCGTGGGGCCGAGCAGGCCGGTGTGGCGATGATCACCGTGCACGGCCGCACGCGCGAGCAAGGCTACAGGGGCGATGCCGAGTACGACACGATTGCCGCGGTCAAGGCCGCGGTGCGGGTGCCCGTGGTGGCCAACGGCGACATCACTTCGCCTCAGAAGGCCGCGTTCGTGTTGCGCCACACCGGCGCCGATGCGCTGATGATCGGCCGTGCAGCCCAGGGGCGACCCTGGATCTTCCGTGAGATCGGCCACTTTCTGGCCACGGGAACGCTGCTGGAGCCGCCGCGCACGCAGGAGGTGCGCGACTGGCTGGTCGAGCACCTGCACGACCACTACGACCTCTACGGCGAATGGAGCGGCGTGCGCACCGCACGCAAGCACATCGGCTGGTATGTGCGCGGGCTGCCCGGCGGCGAGGCCTTCCGCGCCGAGATGAACGGCTTGGACGACTGCCAGGCGCAGCTGGCCGCCGTCGTCCGGTATTTCGATCGACTGGCCGAGCACCACGAGCGGCTGCCCGCCGCGCCTGCGGGCGGAGCCCCGGAAGCACTGGACAGAGAAGCAGCATGA
- a CDS encoding YqaA family protein → MEAWLQRLLEVLALPEYGLSTLFVVAAVSATLLPMGSEPALFGLVKINPELLWPGILVATAGNTVGGAITWWMGYGAERAYEHLTHRKVEHRVLGWLERFGPKACLLSWLPVVGDPLCGVAGWLRLSFWPCVAYMAIGKFLRYLVMTLALLWAFPGQVHP, encoded by the coding sequence ATGGAAGCATGGTTGCAACGCTTGCTGGAGGTTCTGGCCCTGCCGGAGTACGGGCTGAGCACGCTGTTCGTCGTGGCCGCCGTCTCGGCCACCTTGCTGCCCATGGGGTCGGAGCCCGCGCTCTTCGGGCTCGTGAAGATCAACCCCGAGCTGCTGTGGCCGGGCATCCTGGTCGCCACGGCCGGCAACACGGTGGGCGGTGCCATCACCTGGTGGATGGGCTATGGCGCCGAGCGGGCCTACGAGCACCTCACGCACCGCAAGGTGGAGCACCGGGTGCTCGGCTGGCTGGAGCGCTTCGGTCCCAAGGCGTGCCTGTTGTCGTGGCTGCCCGTGGTCGGCGATCCGCTGTGCGGCGTGGCCGGGTGGCTGCGTCTGTCGTTCTGGCCCTGTGTGGCCTACATGGCGATCGGCAAGTTCTTGCGCTACCTCGTCATGACGCTGGCCTTGTTGTGGGCCTTCCCGGGGCAGGTGCATCCCTAG
- a CDS encoding slipin family protein, with protein sequence MILNFGFGFGGFLVIALIALLVSALRILREYERGVVFQLGRFWKVKGPGLVLVIPGIQQMVRVDLRTVVLDVPKQDVISRDNVSVQVNAVVYFRVVDPQKAIIQVENFMVATSQLAQTTLRAVLGKHELDEMLAERERLNADIQQVLDAQTDAWGIKVANVEIKHVDLDESMVRAIARQAEAERERRAKVIHAEGELQASEKLMQAAQMLSREAGAMQLRYLQTLASIAHDKSNIIVFPLPVDMLAGLAGGRRDEPPPSRDAPAPGRPTTRPAS encoded by the coding sequence ATGATCCTCAACTTCGGATTCGGGTTCGGCGGCTTCCTCGTCATCGCGCTCATCGCGCTGCTGGTCTCGGCACTGCGCATCCTGCGCGAGTACGAGCGCGGCGTCGTCTTCCAGCTGGGGCGGTTCTGGAAGGTCAAAGGCCCGGGTCTCGTGCTGGTGATTCCCGGCATCCAGCAGATGGTCCGCGTGGACCTGCGCACGGTGGTGCTGGACGTACCGAAGCAGGACGTGATCTCGCGCGACAACGTGTCGGTGCAGGTCAACGCGGTCGTCTACTTCCGCGTCGTCGACCCGCAGAAGGCCATCATCCAGGTCGAGAACTTCATGGTCGCCACGAGCCAGCTCGCCCAGACGACCCTGCGCGCCGTGCTCGGCAAGCACGAGCTCGATGAGATGCTGGCCGAGCGCGAACGGCTCAACGCCGACATCCAGCAGGTGCTCGATGCGCAAACGGACGCGTGGGGCATCAAGGTGGCCAACGTCGAGATCAAGCACGTGGACCTCGACGAGTCGATGGTGCGCGCGATCGCCCGCCAGGCCGAGGCCGAACGCGAGCGCCGCGCGAAGGTCATCCATGCCGAAGGCGAGCTGCAGGCCTCGGAGAAGCTGATGCAGGCCGCCCAGATGCTTTCGCGCGAAGCCGGCGCCATGCAACTGCGCTACTTGCAGACGCTGGCCTCCATCGCCCACGACAAGTCCAACATCATCGTCTTCCCGCTGCCGGTGGACATGCTCGCGGGCCTCGCCGGCGGGCGCCGGGATGAGCCGCCGCCTTCTAGGGATGCACCTGCCCCGGGAAGGCCCACAACAAGGCCAGCGTCATGA
- a CDS encoding NfeD family protein: protein MRASRRRFSTQAGAGARGWRRILLAGLWLLLIALPQAAAAATVSVVQIQGAIGPGTAAYVSRAIERAGAAGRELVILEMDTPGGLDQSMRQIIKAILASPVPVAAYVAPSGARAASAGTYILYASHVAAMAPGTNLGAATPVQIGGSPPPAAAPPQPAGSAAPGRDERAPADASTRKQINDAVAYLRGLAQMRGRNVEWAERAVRESVSLPAAEALAMGVIDLVAADRAALLKQLHGREVDARGVRRALQTEGAQQVQDEPDWRARLLSVITDPSVALILMMIGVYGLFFEFSNPGWGVPGVLGGICLLLALYALQLLPVNYAGIALILLGLAFMIAEAFSPSFGIVGIGGVVAFTVGAVILMDTEAPGFGIPLPLIVALGATSLLVIAGIGAMAARARRRPVVTGDQALSGALARVLPDEPAGQWALIEGERWRIESDVPLAPGQRVRVVERRGLVLRVAPVDGASPPGLEERTS, encoded by the coding sequence ATGCGAGCTTCTCGTCGACGGTTCTCCACCCAGGCTGGCGCCGGCGCGCGAGGCTGGCGGAGGATCCTGCTGGCCGGTCTGTGGCTGTTGCTCATCGCCCTGCCCCAGGCCGCGGCGGCGGCCACGGTCAGCGTGGTGCAGATCCAGGGGGCGATCGGCCCGGGCACGGCGGCCTACGTCAGCCGGGCCATCGAACGCGCGGGCGCCGCGGGGCGCGAACTGGTCATCCTCGAAATGGACACCCCCGGGGGCCTGGACCAGTCGATGCGGCAGATCATCAAGGCCATCCTCGCCTCGCCGGTGCCCGTGGCCGCCTACGTGGCTCCCAGCGGTGCGCGCGCTGCGAGCGCCGGCACGTACATTCTCTACGCGAGCCACGTGGCCGCGATGGCACCGGGCACCAACCTCGGGGCCGCCACCCCGGTGCAAATCGGAGGCAGCCCGCCTCCGGCAGCGGCGCCCCCTCAGCCGGCTGGCTCGGCTGCGCCCGGGCGCGACGAGCGGGCGCCCGCCGACGCATCGACTCGCAAGCAGATCAACGACGCGGTGGCCTACCTGCGCGGCCTCGCCCAGATGCGGGGGCGCAACGTCGAATGGGCCGAACGGGCCGTGCGGGAGTCGGTGAGCCTGCCGGCCGCCGAGGCGCTGGCGATGGGAGTCATCGACCTGGTGGCGGCCGACCGAGCCGCGCTGCTCAAGCAATTGCACGGACGCGAGGTGGACGCCCGTGGCGTTCGCCGCGCCTTGCAGACCGAGGGAGCGCAGCAAGTGCAGGACGAGCCGGACTGGCGGGCGCGCCTGCTGTCCGTCATCACCGATCCCAGCGTCGCGCTGATCCTGATGATGATCGGCGTGTACGGCCTGTTCTTCGAGTTCTCCAATCCCGGATGGGGGGTGCCGGGCGTGCTCGGCGGGATCTGCCTGCTGCTCGCGCTCTACGCCCTGCAACTGCTGCCCGTCAACTATGCGGGCATCGCACTGATCCTCCTGGGGCTGGCCTTCATGATCGCGGAAGCCTTCAGTCCGAGCTTCGGCATCGTGGGAATCGGCGGTGTCGTGGCCTTCACGGTCGGCGCGGTGATCCTGATGGACACCGAGGCGCCTGGGTTCGGCATCCCGTTGCCGCTGATCGTCGCCTTGGGGGCCACGAGCCTGCTGGTGATCGCGGGCATCGGGGCGATGGCGGCCCGCGCGCGCCGGCGCCCGGTGGTCACCGGCGACCAGGCGCTGTCCGGGGCGCTCGCACGTGTCTTGCCCGACGAACCCGCCGGGCAGTGGGCCTTGATCGAAGGCGAGCGCTGGCGCATCGAGAGCGACGTTCCTCTTGCACCCGGGCAGCGGGTGCGCGTCGTCGAGCGCCGCGGCCTCGTGCTGCGCGTGGCACCGGTGGACGGCGCCTCTCCCCCTGGACTCGAGGAGAGAACTTCATGA
- the ugpQ gene encoding glycerophosphodiester phosphodiesterase produces MSTAFRLEPWPYPRWIAHRGAGKLAPENTLAAFRVGAAHGYRMFECDAKLSGDGVPFLLHDATLERTTSARGQAAEWTWAELSRLDAGGWHSRSYAGEPPPTLEAVVRFVLRNGHALNIEIKPSPGAEALTGQAVAEHCRRWWSATPGAVPPLLTSFKPAALRAARAAAPELPRGLLLDHWWEGWWDEAQALDCSAVVAHFGMLDAAAVEGLRAAGMRCLAYTVNDACEADRLLQAGVDGLITDAVDRFAPGEGLLD; encoded by the coding sequence GTGAGCACCGCCTTCCGCCTCGAGCCCTGGCCCTACCCGCGCTGGATCGCACACCGAGGCGCCGGCAAGCTTGCCCCCGAGAACACGCTGGCCGCGTTCCGCGTGGGCGCGGCGCACGGCTACCGGATGTTCGAGTGCGACGCCAAGTTGAGCGGAGACGGCGTTCCCTTCCTGCTCCACGACGCGACGCTCGAGCGCACCACCTCCGCTCGCGGGCAAGCGGCCGAGTGGACCTGGGCGGAGCTGAGCCGCCTGGACGCCGGCGGCTGGCACAGCCGCTCCTACGCGGGCGAGCCGCCCCCGACGCTCGAAGCCGTGGTGCGGTTCGTGCTGCGCAACGGCCATGCCCTCAACATCGAGATCAAGCCCTCGCCCGGCGCGGAGGCGCTCACCGGTCAGGCGGTGGCGGAGCACTGCCGCCGCTGGTGGTCGGCCACCCCGGGTGCTGTGCCGCCGCTGCTGACCTCCTTCAAACCGGCCGCCCTGCGTGCGGCGCGCGCCGCGGCGCCCGAGCTGCCCCGGGGGCTGCTGCTGGATCACTGGTGGGAGGGCTGGTGGGACGAGGCGCAGGCCCTTGATTGCAGTGCGGTCGTCGCCCACTTCGGCATGCTGGACGCTGCCGCGGTCGAAGGCCTGCGCGCCGCCGGGATGCGCTGCCTCGCCTACACCGTCAACGACGCCTGCGAGGCAGACCGGCTGCTCCAGGCCGGCGTCGATGGACTCATCACCGACGCGGTCGATCGCTTCGCTCCCGGCGAGGGGCTGCTCGACTGA
- a CDS encoding sn-glycerol-3-phosphate import ATP-binding protein UgpC, which translates to MASISIRQVVKRYGRGAQANQVIHGVNAEIADGEFIVIVGPSGCGKSTLLRMVAGLEEITEGQIAIGDRVVNDVEPADRDIAMVFQNYALYPHMSVYDNMAYGLKIKGVPKDEIRRRVEKAASILELGHLMDRKPRQLSGGQRQRVAMGRAIVREPQVFLFDEPLSNLDAKLRVQTRIEIQKLHRELGVTSLFVTHDQVEAMTLAQRMIVMNAGRMEQIGTPEEVYARPATTFVASFIGSPPMNLLPGRLQADARFALDELTIDLPGAPPRGQPGDSLILGIRPEHLELGDEGWPVGVEMVEVLGAERLVYGKLGEQTLVVRTDDSRAAPRPGDRLHVRPMPGRLHWFDPATQGRLS; encoded by the coding sequence ATGGCTTCCATCTCCATCCGTCAGGTCGTCAAGCGCTACGGGCGCGGCGCCCAGGCCAACCAGGTGATCCACGGCGTGAACGCTGAGATCGCCGACGGCGAGTTCATCGTGATCGTGGGCCCCTCGGGCTGCGGCAAGAGCACCTTGCTGCGCATGGTGGCAGGCCTCGAGGAGATCACCGAGGGCCAGATCGCCATCGGGGACCGGGTGGTCAACGACGTCGAACCGGCCGATCGCGACATCGCCATGGTGTTCCAGAACTACGCGCTCTACCCTCACATGAGCGTGTACGACAACATGGCCTACGGGCTGAAGATCAAAGGGGTGCCGAAGGACGAGATCCGCCGCCGCGTCGAGAAGGCGGCGTCGATCCTGGAGCTGGGGCATCTGATGGACCGCAAGCCTCGCCAGCTCTCGGGCGGTCAGCGCCAGCGCGTCGCGATGGGCCGCGCGATCGTGCGCGAGCCGCAGGTGTTCCTGTTCGACGAGCCGCTGTCGAACCTGGACGCCAAGCTGCGGGTGCAGACGCGCATCGAGATCCAGAAGCTGCACCGCGAGCTCGGCGTGACCTCGCTGTTCGTCACGCACGACCAGGTGGAGGCGATGACGCTCGCGCAGCGCATGATCGTGATGAACGCCGGCCGCATGGAGCAGATCGGCACTCCCGAGGAGGTGTACGCCCGCCCGGCGACGACCTTCGTCGCCAGCTTCATCGGCTCGCCGCCGATGAACCTGCTGCCGGGCCGCCTGCAAGCCGACGCCCGATTTGCCCTGGACGAACTCACGATCGACCTGCCCGGCGCGCCTCCACGGGGCCAGCCCGGCGACTCGCTCATCCTCGGCATTCGGCCCGAGCATCTCGAGCTTGGCGACGAGGGCTGGCCGGTGGGGGTGGAGATGGTCGAAGTCCTCGGCGCGGAGCGCCTGGTGTACGGCAAGCTCGGTGAGCAGACACTGGTCGTGCGTACCGACGACAGCCGGGCGGCGCCACGGCCGGGCGACCGGCTGCATGTGCGGCCGATGCCGGGGCGGCTGCATTGGTTCGATCCCGCCACCCAGGGTCGGCTGTCGTGA
- the ugpE gene encoding sn-glycerol-3-phosphate ABC transporter permease UgpE produces the protein MVERRPLLTLLTHLGLLVGVAIVAFPLYVTFVASTLTLEEILAVPMRLVPGDQFWHNYSQVLLAGSTRGAGAPVGPMMFNSLVMALVIAFGKIAISIISSFAIVYFRFPLRRFFFWMIFVTLMLPVEVRIIPTFKVAADLSLLNTYAGLTLPLIASATATFLFRQFFLTVPDELAEAARMDGAGPMRFFFDVLLPLSKTSIAALFVIQFIYGWNQYLWPLLVTSDESMYTAVIGIKRMIVGGDALTEWNLVMATAMLALLPPAVVVVLMQKWFVKGLVDTEK, from the coding sequence ATGGTCGAACGCCGCCCCCTTCTCACCCTCCTCACGCACCTGGGCCTGCTCGTCGGCGTGGCGATCGTCGCGTTCCCCCTGTACGTGACGTTCGTCGCCTCCACCCTCACGCTGGAGGAGATCCTCGCGGTGCCGATGCGCCTCGTGCCTGGGGATCAGTTCTGGCACAACTACAGCCAGGTGCTGCTGGCCGGCTCCACCCGTGGCGCGGGGGCCCCGGTGGGCCCGATGATGTTCAACAGCCTCGTGATGGCGCTGGTGATCGCCTTCGGCAAGATCGCGATCTCGATCATCAGCTCGTTCGCCATCGTCTACTTCCGCTTCCCGCTGCGGCGCTTCTTCTTCTGGATGATCTTCGTGACGCTGATGCTGCCCGTGGAAGTGCGCATCATCCCGACGTTCAAGGTCGCCGCCGACCTCAGCCTGCTCAACACGTACGCGGGCCTGACGCTGCCGCTGATCGCCTCGGCCACGGCCACGTTCCTGTTCCGGCAGTTCTTCCTCACCGTGCCTGACGAACTCGCCGAGGCGGCGCGCATGGATGGCGCCGGGCCGATGCGGTTCTTCTTCGATGTGCTGCTGCCGCTGTCGAAGACCTCCATCGCGGCGCTGTTCGTCATCCAGTTCATCTACGGCTGGAATCAATACCTCTGGCCGCTGCTGGTGACCAGCGACGAGAGCATGTACACCGCTGTCATCGGCATCAAGCGCATGATCGTCGGCGGCGACGCCTTGACCGAGTGGAACCTGGTGATGGCCACGGCCATGCTCGCGCTGCTGCCGCCCGCCGTGGTGGTGGTGCTGATGCAGAAGTGGTTCGTCAAGGGCCTGGTCGACACCGAGAAATAG
- the ugpA gene encoding sn-glycerol-3-phosphate ABC transporter permease UgpA has translation MEKRVVFRSRWLPYLLVAPQIAITVVFFFWPAAQALWFAFQRQDAFGLSTEFAGLDNFADLLRDANYLESFQVTALFSVLVATGGITLALLLAVMADRVIRGATVYKTLLIWPYAVAPAIAGVLWGFLFAPSIGIVSYGLRQLGIDWNWVLRSEQAMLLVVIASVWKQISYNFLFFLAGLQAIPRSLIEAAAIDGARPFRRFWTIVFPLLSPTTFFLLVVNIVYAFFDTFGVIDATTQGGPSGATQILVYKVYYDGVKAADLGGSSAQSAILMLIVIALTVVQFRFIERRVNY, from the coding sequence ATGGAAAAACGCGTCGTCTTCCGCTCACGCTGGCTGCCCTACCTGCTGGTCGCCCCGCAGATCGCCATCACCGTCGTCTTCTTCTTCTGGCCCGCGGCCCAGGCGCTGTGGTTCGCCTTCCAGCGGCAAGATGCGTTCGGGCTGTCCACCGAGTTCGCCGGGCTGGACAACTTCGCCGACCTGCTGCGCGACGCCAACTATCTCGAGTCGTTCCAGGTCACGGCCCTGTTCAGCGTGCTGGTGGCCACGGGCGGCATCACCCTCGCGCTGCTGCTGGCCGTGATGGCCGACCGCGTGATCCGCGGCGCCACCGTCTACAAGACGCTGCTGATCTGGCCCTATGCGGTGGCGCCCGCCATCGCCGGGGTGCTGTGGGGGTTCTTGTTCGCGCCGTCCATCGGCATCGTCAGCTACGGCCTGCGCCAGCTGGGCATCGACTGGAACTGGGTGCTGCGCAGCGAGCAGGCCATGCTGCTGGTGGTGATCGCCTCGGTGTGGAAGCAGATCTCCTACAACTTCCTGTTCTTCCTGGCGGGGCTGCAGGCGATTCCGCGCTCGCTGATCGAGGCCGCGGCGATCGACGGCGCACGCCCCTTCAGGCGCTTTTGGACCATCGTCTTCCCGCTGCTGTCGCCCACCACATTCTTCCTGCTGGTGGTCAACATCGTCTACGCCTTTTTCGACACCTTCGGCGTGATCGATGCCACCACTCAGGGCGGCCCGTCCGGGGCCACGCAGATCCTCGTCTACAAGGTGTATTACGACGGGGTGAAGGCGGCCGACCTGGGCGGGTCCTCGGCCCAGTCGGCCATCCTGATGCTGATCGTCATTGCGCTGACGGTCGTGCAGTTCCGCTTCATCGAGCGGCGCGTCAACTACTGA
- the ugpB gene encoding sn-glycerol-3-phosphate ABC transporter substrate-binding protein UgpB — protein sequence MKLTLAAAAAAAVVTLSAAPARAQVEIQWWHSMTGALNERVIELANGFNASQKDYKVVPVFKGSYPESMTAAIAAFRAGNAPHILQVFEVGTATMMAAKGAIKPVHQLMKESGVEFDPKVYVPAVAGYYTDRKGNMLSLPFNSSTPVFYVNKDAFRKAGLDPEKAPKTWREFAVAAGKLKASGQACVYTTGWPSWVHIENFSAWHNLPIGTKENGIAGTDTQFTFNSPQHVAHIQMLGDFAKNGWFTYAGRRNEAEAKFFSGECAMLTSSSGAQANIRKNAKFDFSVNFLPYHDNVAGAPQNSIIGGASLWVMSGKKPADYKGVAEFFKYLSRPEVQAKWHQDTGYVPITLAAAELTRKSGYYEKVPGSDIAMRQLNHKPPTANSKGLRFGNFVQGREVIEEEIEAVLAGKKDAKTALDDAVRRGNELLRRFAATAKDS from the coding sequence ATGAAGCTCACACTCGCTGCCGCCGCTGCCGCGGCCGTCGTCACCCTGTCTGCCGCGCCGGCGCGCGCCCAGGTCGAGATCCAGTGGTGGCACTCGATGACCGGCGCCCTCAACGAGCGCGTGATCGAGCTGGCCAACGGCTTCAACGCCAGCCAGAAGGACTACAAGGTGGTGCCCGTCTTCAAGGGCTCGTACCCCGAGTCGATGACGGCCGCGATCGCCGCCTTCCGCGCCGGCAACGCACCGCACATCCTGCAGGTGTTCGAGGTGGGCACGGCCACCATGATGGCGGCCAAGGGCGCGATCAAGCCCGTCCACCAGTTGATGAAGGAGTCGGGTGTCGAGTTCGACCCCAAGGTGTACGTGCCCGCGGTGGCCGGCTACTACACCGATCGCAAGGGCAACATGCTGTCCTTGCCGTTCAACTCCTCCACGCCGGTCTTCTACGTGAACAAGGACGCCTTCCGCAAGGCCGGGCTCGATCCCGAGAAGGCGCCCAAGACCTGGAGAGAGTTCGCGGTGGCGGCCGGCAAGCTCAAGGCCAGCGGCCAGGCCTGCGTGTACACCACCGGCTGGCCGTCGTGGGTGCACATCGAGAACTTCTCCGCCTGGCACAACCTGCCGATCGGCACCAAGGAGAACGGCATCGCCGGCACCGACACGCAGTTCACCTTCAACTCGCCGCAGCACGTGGCCCACATCCAGATGCTGGGCGACTTCGCCAAGAACGGCTGGTTCACCTACGCGGGCCGGCGCAACGAGGCCGAGGCCAAGTTCTTCAGCGGCGAGTGCGCGATGCTGACCTCCAGCTCCGGCGCGCAGGCCAACATCCGCAAGAACGCGAAGTTCGACTTCTCCGTCAACTTCCTGCCCTACCACGACAACGTGGCGGGAGCGCCTCAGAACTCCATCATCGGCGGGGCGAGCCTGTGGGTGATGAGCGGCAAGAAGCCGGCGGACTACAAGGGCGTCGCCGAGTTCTTCAAGTACCTCTCGCGCCCCGAGGTGCAGGCCAAGTGGCACCAGGACACCGGCTACGTGCCGATCACCCTCGCGGCCGCGGAGCTGACCCGCAAGTCCGGCTACTACGAGAAGGTGCCCGGCTCCGACATCGCGATGCGCCAGCTCAACCACAAGCCGCCCACGGCCAACTCCAAGGGCCTGCGCTTCGGCAACTTCGTGCAGGGCCGCGAGGTGATCGAGGAAGAGATCGAAGCCGTGCTGGCCGGCAAGAAGGACGCCAAGACCGCCCTGGACGACGCGGTGCGCCGCGGCAACGAGCTGCTGCGCCGTTTCGCGGCGACCGCCAAGGACAGCTGA